The sequence below is a genomic window from Flagellimonas marinaquae.
CCATGAACATTTTTTTGGAGTTCATGGAACAAGAGGAACGGAAGTTAGGGGCGAAAATGACCGTACTTCGGGATTTTCCCAAGGAAAGCAATTGGAACAGTCATCTTTACGGACATGGCTTTCTCCGGGTGCAAATGCCCGATTCCTGTACTGTTGATCTACAGGAAACACCTTCTATAGAACAGTATATCGGAGCACTATCTTCCAGAAACAGGAGGCATTTTAGGAAGGATATACAGCCCTATCTTGGCTTGGTCCATTGCAGGGCGGTCCAAAAACTAACTGCTGTGCAATTGGTCCAGGCCAAAAAACTGTTTGGGGAAGTGCAGTCCCGCAATTTGGGGCTCAATACTTATTCCTTCCCCGATGCGCTTTTTGATCGGATGAACGAGAACCCCTTATGGGAATTTATTATGCTGTGCCCCACTGATGAACCGGATAGGGTAGTGGGCGTTATGTTCTGTTACACCAATACGAATCAGGTGTGCGTCCCTGCCTTTGTCGGGATGGATTATGGTGCCTTGGAGCAATACGCCGTTTATCGTCAATTGCTTTATCATACCATTGAACGGGCCATAGTCCTTGGTATTCCGAAAATTGATTTTGGAATGACCGCTGCCTTTGAGAAGCGGAAGCTTGGCGCGACCATACAGGAAAAATATGCATACATCCAAACCCGTGATAACTTTATCTTGGAACTCTTGGGGGTCATGGAGGGACAGCAATAATGGAGCGGTGCCATGAAATATCAAAAACTGTTATCAGAATTTGAGGGCCAGTTGGAGGCCTTGGAAAGTGGGAACGGCGATATCCTTTACAAAGCGGAGAAGGGCATCGTACTGGTGGAGAAGTGCATTCATAAACTGCAAAAGCAGATTGTGGGCAAGGACTTTGAGACACAGGCGGATGAGATCTATTTCTTCAAGCATGTCAAGCCGCAGATCTTTAGCAAGCTCATCTATTACATCCGCCTCTTCAGTATAGAGAGCAAACGCCCGCGGGGAAAGGATGTGGCCCAGGTCAAATACCTACAGCAACAGATCGATAAGCTGCAGACCTTCTTCAACGACAACTTGGAATTCTATAACTATTACCGGCGTGGGGCCATGTCCATGGACGAGCAGTATTTTGTCCGGGGCAACCGGGACCTGCGCATGCCCCTGGAATCCTTTCACTTTTTGATCGATGACCAGTTCTCCACCTGTCAGGACGGCACGGTGGCCACCATCATGGCCTATGACATGCTCATCGTGTACCTGAGAAAGGAAGTGGACGATCTGAACAACAATATGGAACCTACAAAGAACACACCTATGGAAAAACCATCAAAATTATTTTGGACCGGGAGCAAGACGGACCTGATCGAGCTCCTCTATGCCCTTCACACCAGTAAATACATCAATGGGGGGACCGTTGACATCAAGGAACTGGCCTCCCATTTCGAATACTTCTACAATGTGGATCTGGGCAATTACTACCACACTTTTATCGATATCCGTTCCCGCAAGAGCAGTAGGACACGGTTCTTGGAACGGCTCATCGAGATGCTCAACCAGCGGATGGAATCCCTGGAAGAATAGCTCCCTAATTTTTCCCAAGTTGGTACCAACTTGGGAATTTTGGTTTTCGGGGGTTTTGGGGACCGATTTTTCCCATTTTCAAACTTTTTTGGACCTCACCAAAGTCCAAATGGCCCTGAATCGATACAATTTATAGGATAAAAAAATCGTTCCCAAGTTGGTACCAACTTGGGAAATTTTTCCAAAAACCTTTTTGAGTTTTGTCAGTGAAAGTCAAATCGATGGAAGGGCCATCAAATGAAATGATAGTAATGCGGTGGTCCTTCTTTTTAAAAACTCAGAAATTATGGGAGCGACCATTATTACCTCGGAAGACCTAATGGAGTTCAAAGTGGAACTTTTGGAAGACATCAAGGAACTATTGCAAAACCACAACGGCACAACGGCCAAGAAATGGATCAAATCCAATGAAGTGCGGGAACTCCTGGGCATTTCCCCGGGAACCTTACAGAATTTGCGTATCAATGGCACATTGCCCT
It includes:
- a CDS encoding RteC domain-containing protein encodes the protein MKYQKLLSEFEGQLEALESGNGDILYKAEKGIVLVEKCIHKLQKQIVGKDFETQADEIYFFKHVKPQIFSKLIYYIRLFSIESKRPRGKDVAQVKYLQQQIDKLQTFFNDNLEFYNYYRRGAMSMDEQYFVRGNRDLRMPLESFHFLIDDQFSTCQDGTVATIMAYDMLIVYLRKEVDDLNNNMEPTKNTPMEKPSKLFWTGSKTDLIELLYALHTSKYINGGTVDIKELASHFEYFYNVDLGNYYHTFIDIRSRKSSRTRFLERLIEMLNQRMESLEE
- a CDS encoding helix-turn-helix domain-containing protein codes for the protein MGATIITSEDLMEFKVELLEDIKELLQNHNGTTAKKWIKSNEVRELLGISPGTLQNLRINGTLPYTKIGGVLYYDQREIMEVLERNKVNKNF